The following DNA comes from Deinococcus ruber.
GGCATACTGGTAGTCCGTTGATTTGTCGGAAGAGCGCGTCCTGTGCAGGATTCTCGCCTCTTTTGCACAAGGGCTCCGTTATGCGTGCTGGACGTCATCCCACCGTAGAGTCAACGGACTACCAGTATACAGCCAATGATCGGGATCTTGCTCCCCTTGCAGACCCGCTTCAACACATCACGGCTGTCTCCATCAGTTAAGCCAAGATCGAGCACCATGAGATTTGGACGACGTTCACGGGCGCTCGTCAGACCCGTGATCACAGACGTGGCATGGCTGACGAGATAGCCCGCGTCTTGTAGGTCAGCTTGAAGGATGCGGGCGATATCGT
Coding sequences within:
- a CDS encoding response regulator — translated: MATRATCCHAVHRILQHLLLIEDDNDIARILQADLQDAGYLVSHATSVITGLTSARERRPNLMVLDLGLTDGDSRDVLKRVCKGSKIPIIGCILVVR